The following are encoded together in the Pseudoalteromonas shioyasakiensis genome:
- a CDS encoding S66 family peptidase — protein MAKIQYPKPLELGDKIAICAFSSGVDKAFHERLDIVLNGLTAKGFTVIEGACLRQSHNSAKQRADELMQYLTDDSIAAIMPPWGGDLTMEILPLLDFNAISKARPKWLVGFSDISTFACALTTRCGWATLHAANLMQIHPDDPDVYLANIFSAMSLEEKQQLHQVASPFYQQKPIDYKAKPEAQFDYTAPSQWRCINYKDKRQIEVSGRLIGGCLDTLGLLLPSNYYSLHEFKKQYAPEGLILYLENAELSPMALARCLLSLKLNNVFTDVNAVVFGRSPAINNDCYFDEYQAIELAFKGNLFPVIVDADIGHVAPNLALINGAVATITADLCEGMASNVVVKTDLK, from the coding sequence ATGGCGAAAATTCAGTATCCTAAACCGCTTGAGCTAGGTGATAAAATAGCCATATGTGCTTTTTCATCTGGTGTTGATAAAGCCTTTCATGAGCGCTTAGACATAGTACTTAATGGCTTAACAGCCAAAGGTTTTACTGTTATTGAAGGTGCCTGCTTACGTCAGTCACACAACAGTGCAAAGCAACGTGCTGATGAGCTAATGCAGTATTTAACTGATGATTCAATCGCAGCCATCATGCCGCCATGGGGGGGCGACCTCACCATGGAAATTTTACCTCTTCTGGATTTCAATGCCATAAGTAAAGCAAGGCCTAAATGGTTGGTTGGCTTTTCAGATATCAGCACGTTTGCATGTGCATTAACAACTCGTTGTGGCTGGGCAACCTTGCACGCTGCAAATTTAATGCAAATTCATCCTGACGATCCCGATGTTTATTTAGCAAATATATTCAGTGCCATGTCACTTGAAGAAAAACAGCAACTGCATCAAGTCGCGTCGCCTTTTTATCAGCAAAAACCTATTGATTATAAAGCTAAGCCTGAGGCTCAATTTGACTATACCGCTCCAAGCCAATGGCGCTGTATTAACTATAAAGATAAACGCCAAATTGAAGTGTCTGGGCGCTTAATTGGCGGCTGTTTAGATACGTTAGGTCTGTTGTTACCCTCAAATTACTATTCATTGCATGAATTTAAAAAGCAGTATGCGCCTGAGGGGTTAATTTTATACCTAGAAAATGCAGAGCTTAGTCCGATGGCCCTTGCACGTTGTTTGTTATCGTTAAAGTTGAATAATGTTTTTACTGATGTAAATGCGGTGGTATTTGGCCGCAGCCCTGCAATTAATAACGACTGCTACTTTGATGAATACCAAGCAATAGAGCTCGCATTTAAAGGTAATTTATTCCCAGTTATCGTTGATGCCGACATTGGCCACGTAGCCCCAAATTTAGCACTAATAAATGGAGCTGTTGCCACAATAACAGCAGATTTGTGTGAAGGTATGGCGAGTAATGTGGTTGTGAAGACTGACCTAAAATAA
- the greA gene encoding transcription elongation factor GreA, with protein sequence MQSIPMTVRGAALLREELNELKTVTRPKIVADIAEAREHGDLKENAEYHAAREQQGFCEGRIQEIEAKLSNVQIIDVTKMPNTGKVIFGTTVTIVNVETDAEVKYRIVGDDEADIKNNLISVNSPIARGLIGKEVDDAVIIKTPNGEVEYEIIEVEYI encoded by the coding sequence ATGCAATCAATTCCGATGACAGTTCGTGGTGCAGCATTACTGCGCGAAGAACTTAACGAATTAAAAACAGTTACCCGTCCAAAAATCGTTGCTGATATCGCTGAAGCACGTGAGCACGGTGATTTGAAAGAAAACGCTGAATACCATGCTGCTCGTGAGCAACAAGGTTTCTGCGAAGGCCGTATTCAAGAAATTGAAGCGAAGCTTTCAAATGTGCAAATCATTGATGTAACTAAAATGCCTAATACAGGTAAAGTTATTTTTGGCACAACGGTTACTATCGTTAATGTTGAAACCGATGCTGAAGTAAAATACCGAATCGTAGGCGATGACGAAGCAGATATCAAAAACAATCTGATCTCTGTTAACTCACCAATCGCGCGTGGTTTAATTGGTAAAGAGGTAGATGATGCCGTTATCATTAAAACACCAAACGGTGAAGTAGAGTACGAAATCATTGAAGTTGAGTATATTTAG
- the carB gene encoding carbamoyl-phosphate synthase large subunit, which yields MPKRTDIKSILILGAGPIVIGQACEFDYSGAQACKALREEGFRVILVNSNPATIMTDPEMADATYIEPIHWEVVEKIIEKEKPDAVLPTMGGQTALNCALDLDKHGVLAKHGVELIGATADAIDKAENRERFDVAMKNIGLECPRAEIAHSMEEAHDVLSRIGFPCIIRPSFTMGGTGGGVAYNQEEFDEICERGLDLSPTNELLIDESLIGWKEYEMEVVRDKNDNCIIVCSIENFDPMGVHTGDSITVAPAQTLTDKEYQIMRNASMAVLREIGVETGGSNVQFGVNPVDGRMVIIEMNPRVSRSSALASKATGFPIAKIAAKLAVGYTLDELQNDITGGKTPASFEPSIDYVVTKIPRFNFEKFAGSNDRLTTQMKSVGEVMAIGRNQQESLHKALRGLEVGATGFNPIVALDDPKAKEKIIRELREPGAERIWYVADAMRHGMSVEEVFELTKIDPWYLVQIEDILKDEATISEVGMAGLNAEFLRKLKRKGFADARIAEIAGVSEAEIRKKRHQLDIVPVYKRVDTCAAEFSSDTAYMYSTYDEECEANPSDKDKIMVIGGGPNRIGQGIEFDYCCVHAALALREDGYETIMVNCNPETVSTDYDTSDRLFFEPITLEDVLEIVRVEKPKGVIVQYGGQTPLKLARELEANGVPVIGTSPDAIDRAEDRERFQQLVERLNLLQPENATVTSMEEAIVKSAEIGFPLVVRPSYVLGGRAMEVVYDEDDLRRYMTEAVSASNEAPVLLDHFLDNAIEVDVDAICDGEQVIIGGIMEHIEQAGVHSGDSACSLPAHSLTAEVQDVMRKQVTDMALELGVVGLMNTQFAVKDGKVYLIEVNPRAARTVPFVSKATGIALAKVAARCMAGQSLASQGITKEVIPPYYSVKEVVLPFAKFQGVDPIRGPEMRSTGEVMGVGETFAEAFAKAQLGASNTLPRGGRALLSVRNSDKPRIVELAKTMTDLGFELDATGGTAKALEEAGIAVRRVNKVYEGRPHILDRIKNGEYSYIVNTTEGRQAIEDSKVLRRGALQHKTNYTTTLNAAFANCTANQADDRSKVTSVQELHQRMN from the coding sequence ATGCCAAAACGTACCGACATAAAAAGCATTCTTATCTTAGGCGCAGGCCCGATCGTAATCGGTCAAGCTTGTGAATTTGACTACTCTGGTGCACAAGCGTGTAAAGCACTACGAGAAGAAGGCTTTCGAGTAATTCTTGTAAACTCGAACCCTGCAACTATCATGACTGACCCTGAAATGGCGGATGCGACGTACATCGAACCAATTCACTGGGAAGTGGTAGAGAAAATCATTGAAAAAGAAAAGCCAGATGCAGTACTGCCTACTATGGGTGGTCAAACAGCATTAAACTGTGCGCTTGATTTAGATAAGCACGGCGTACTGGCAAAACACGGTGTTGAGCTAATCGGTGCAACTGCTGATGCAATCGATAAAGCTGAAAACCGTGAGCGTTTTGACGTAGCAATGAAGAACATTGGTCTTGAGTGTCCGCGTGCAGAAATCGCTCACTCAATGGAAGAAGCACACGATGTACTTAGCCGCATCGGTTTCCCATGTATCATTCGTCCATCATTCACTATGGGTGGTACCGGTGGTGGTGTTGCATACAACCAAGAAGAATTTGATGAAATTTGTGAGCGTGGTTTAGATTTATCACCAACAAATGAACTTTTAATCGATGAATCATTAATCGGTTGGAAAGAGTACGAAATGGAAGTTGTTCGTGACAAAAACGACAACTGTATCATCGTATGTTCTATCGAAAACTTTGATCCTATGGGTGTTCACACAGGTGACTCAATCACGGTTGCACCAGCGCAAACACTAACTGATAAAGAATACCAAATCATGCGTAATGCATCGATGGCGGTACTTCGTGAAATCGGTGTTGAAACAGGTGGTTCAAACGTACAGTTTGGTGTGAATCCAGTTGATGGCCGTATGGTTATCATCGAGATGAACCCTCGTGTATCTCGTTCGTCTGCACTCGCATCAAAAGCAACGGGCTTCCCAATTGCGAAAATCGCAGCAAAACTAGCTGTAGGTTACACGCTTGATGAGCTACAAAACGACATCACTGGCGGTAAAACACCAGCGTCTTTCGAGCCGTCAATCGACTACGTTGTTACTAAGATCCCACGTTTTAACTTCGAAAAATTCGCAGGTTCAAACGACCGCCTAACAACACAGATGAAATCTGTGGGTGAAGTTATGGCAATTGGTCGTAACCAACAAGAGTCACTGCATAAAGCATTACGTGGCCTTGAAGTAGGCGCAACGGGCTTCAACCCAATTGTTGCCCTTGATGATCCGAAAGCGAAAGAAAAAATCATCCGTGAATTACGTGAGCCAGGTGCTGAGCGTATTTGGTATGTAGCAGATGCAATGCGTCACGGAATGAGCGTAGAAGAAGTTTTCGAACTAACTAAGATTGACCCTTGGTACCTAGTACAAATCGAAGACATCTTAAAAGACGAAGCAACAATCAGCGAAGTTGGTATGGCTGGTTTAAATGCTGAGTTCTTACGTAAGCTTAAGCGTAAAGGTTTCGCTGATGCGCGTATCGCAGAAATTGCCGGTGTCTCTGAAGCAGAAATTCGTAAGAAGCGTCACCAGTTAGATATCGTGCCTGTTTACAAGCGCGTTGATACCTGTGCTGCCGAATTTAGCTCAGACACAGCTTACATGTACTCAACTTATGATGAAGAGTGTGAAGCGAACCCATCTGACAAAGATAAAATCATGGTAATCGGTGGTGGCCCTAACCGTATCGGTCAAGGTATTGAATTCGATTACTGCTGTGTTCACGCAGCATTAGCTTTACGTGAAGACGGCTACGAAACAATCATGGTTAACTGTAACCCTGAAACTGTTTCAACTGACTACGATACATCTGATCGTTTATTCTTCGAGCCAATCACGCTAGAAGATGTACTAGAAATCGTACGCGTTGAAAAGCCAAAAGGTGTTATCGTTCAGTACGGTGGTCAAACACCACTGAAACTTGCTCGTGAACTTGAAGCGAATGGTGTGCCAGTTATTGGTACTTCACCTGATGCAATCGACCGTGCAGAAGACCGTGAGCGTTTCCAACAACTTGTTGAGCGTCTAAACCTTCTTCAGCCAGAGAATGCAACAGTAACTTCAATGGAAGAAGCGATTGTTAAGTCTGCTGAAATTGGCTTCCCACTGGTTGTACGTCCTTCGTACGTACTAGGTGGTCGCGCGATGGAAGTGGTTTATGATGAAGACGATTTACGTCGTTACATGACTGAAGCAGTATCAGCGTCAAATGAAGCGCCTGTACTACTTGACCACTTCTTAGATAACGCAATCGAAGTTGACGTTGATGCTATCTGTGACGGTGAGCAAGTAATCATCGGTGGTATCATGGAGCACATTGAGCAAGCAGGTGTTCACTCAGGTGACTCAGCGTGTTCATTACCAGCTCACTCACTAACTGCTGAAGTACAAGACGTAATGCGTAAGCAAGTGACAGATATGGCACTAGAGCTTGGCGTAGTAGGTCTAATGAATACACAGTTTGCTGTGAAAGACGGTAAAGTTTACTTAATCGAAGTCAACCCACGTGCTGCGCGTACAGTACCGTTTGTTTCTAAAGCGACAGGTATCGCACTTGCTAAAGTAGCGGCACGTTGTATGGCGGGTCAGTCGCTAGCAAGCCAAGGTATTACAAAAGAAGTAATCCCTCCTTACTACAGCGTAAAAGAAGTGGTACTGCCATTTGCTAAGTTCCAAGGTGTTGACCCAATCCGTGGCCCAGAAATGCGCTCAACGGGTGAGGTAATGGGTGTTGGTGAAACTTTCGCCGAAGCATTCGCTAAAGCACAATTAGGTGCAAGCAACACTTTACCACGCGGTGGTCGCGCGTTACTATCGGTACGCAACAGTGACAAACCACGTATCGTTGAACTAGCTAAAACCATGACTGATCTTGGTTTCGAGCTAGATGCGACAGGTGGCACTGCAAAAGCACTTGAAGAAGCAGGCATTGCAGTTCGTCGCGTGAATAAAGTATACGAAGGTCGTCCTCATATTCTTGATAGAATTAAAAATGGTGAATACAGCTACATTGTAAACACTACTGAAGGCCGCCAAGCGATTGAAGATTCGAAGGTGTTACGTCGTGGTGCGTTACAGCATAAGACTAACTACACAACGACTCTGAACGCGGCATTTGCTAACTGTACTGCAAACCAAGCAGACGACCGTAGCAAGGTGACGTCAGTTCAGGAACTACATCAGCGAATGAACTAA